The proteins below are encoded in one region of Pontibacter deserti:
- a CDS encoding ABC-F family ATP-binding cassette domain-containing protein, which produces MNYLSAENISKSYGERWLFKNLNFGISQGQRVALVGVNGSGKTTLLNVLAGKIPPDEGSVSIRKEITVGFLGQNPEFDENLTVQQTIFSGQGEVLDVIREYEVAIENPNTSSDKMQRIMERMDELQAWDFELKVKQILSKLGIHNLEDKISHLSGGQRKRVAMARVLIEEPSMLILDEPTNHLDLDTIEWLENLLSTQNTTLLMVTHDRYFLDKVANEIAELDGGQLYTYKGNYSYFVEKKASREEMAAAETEKARNLMRKELDWIRRQPKARGTKAKYRVDAFEELKEKAAKKVAGPQLELLVKTTRQGGKIIEVDHISKSFGNKKIVDDFSYVFKKKDRIGIVGPNGAGKSTFLNMLTGKLQPDSGTIDAGQTTVFGYYTQEELTFKEGQRVIDIAKEIAEVVEMANGEVITASQFLQHFQFAPAQQYTMVNKLSGGEKRRLQLLRVLIKNPNFLILDEPTNDLDIITLNILEDFLLNFGGCLLMVSHDRYFMDRLVDHLFVFEGNGKIRNFPGNYTDYREWLKEQEKLEPEVKQVTAPAPEKKPEPPTGKRKATYQEKKEYEQLEKDIANLEARKSEIIDLMNAGTTTDHAQLNTWATELEKINEQLEEKEFRWLELAEIV; this is translated from the coding sequence ATGAATTACCTATCTGCAGAAAATATATCAAAAAGTTACGGCGAGCGCTGGCTGTTTAAAAACCTGAACTTTGGCATCAGTCAGGGGCAGCGTGTGGCACTGGTAGGCGTAAATGGCTCCGGCAAAACAACTTTACTTAACGTACTGGCAGGCAAAATTCCACCTGATGAGGGTAGCGTAAGCATCCGCAAAGAAATTACGGTTGGCTTCTTGGGCCAGAACCCTGAGTTTGATGAGAACCTGACGGTGCAGCAAACTATATTTTCGGGGCAGGGCGAAGTATTGGATGTGATCCGGGAATATGAAGTTGCCATAGAAAACCCAAATACCAGTTCCGACAAAATGCAGCGCATAATGGAACGCATGGATGAACTGCAAGCCTGGGATTTTGAACTGAAGGTAAAGCAGATTCTCTCTAAGTTGGGTATCCATAACCTTGAAGATAAGATCAGTCATTTATCAGGTGGGCAGCGCAAACGTGTGGCTATGGCCCGCGTATTGATCGAAGAACCAAGTATGCTGATTCTGGATGAGCCCACCAACCACCTGGACCTGGACACGATAGAATGGCTTGAGAACCTGCTGTCTACCCAGAACACGACCCTGCTGATGGTAACCCACGACCGCTACTTCCTGGACAAAGTGGCTAACGAAATTGCGGAACTGGATGGCGGACAGCTTTATACTTACAAAGGCAACTATAGCTATTTTGTTGAGAAAAAAGCATCCCGGGAAGAGATGGCAGCCGCCGAAACCGAGAAGGCCCGCAACCTGATGCGCAAAGAACTCGACTGGATTCGTCGCCAACCTAAAGCACGCGGTACAAAGGCCAAGTATAGAGTAGACGCTTTTGAAGAACTTAAGGAAAAGGCCGCCAAGAAAGTAGCCGGACCTCAATTGGAGCTATTGGTAAAAACTACGCGCCAGGGTGGTAAGATCATCGAAGTAGATCATATTTCTAAATCGTTTGGCAACAAAAAGATTGTAGATGATTTCAGTTATGTGTTCAAAAAGAAGGACCGCATAGGTATAGTTGGACCGAATGGAGCCGGTAAATCCACGTTCCTGAACATGCTGACCGGTAAACTACAACCTGACTCCGGAACGATAGATGCCGGACAGACAACTGTCTTTGGCTACTATACCCAAGAAGAACTCACGTTTAAAGAGGGCCAGCGGGTTATCGACATTGCCAAAGAGATTGCCGAAGTAGTTGAAATGGCAAACGGCGAAGTGATAACCGCATCTCAGTTCCTGCAACATTTCCAGTTCGCGCCGGCGCAGCAGTATACTATGGTGAACAAGCTGAGCGGTGGTGAAAAGCGCCGTTTACAGTTGCTACGTGTGCTAATCAAAAATCCGAACTTCCTGATACTGGATGAGCCTACCAACGACCTGGACATTATCACACTAAACATACTGGAAGATTTCCTGCTGAACTTTGGCGGTTGCCTGCTGATGGTAAGCCACGACCGTTACTTTATGGACAGGCTGGTTGATCATCTGTTCGTATTTGAAGGCAATGGCAAGATCCGCAACTTCCCAGGTAACTACACCGACTACCGCGAGTGGCTGAAAGAGCAGGAAAAGCTGGAGCCTGAAGTAAAACAGGTAACAGCACCTGCCCCTGAAAAGAAACCTGAGCCACCAACCGGCAAACGCAAGGCAACCTACCAGGAGAAAAAAGAATATGAGCAACTGGAAAAGGATATTGCAAACCTTGAGGCCCGCAAAAGCGAGATCATTGACTTGATGAATGCTGGCACCACCACTGACCACGCGCAGTTAAACACCTGGGCAACTGAGCTCGAAAAAATAAATGAGCAACTCGAAGAAAAAGAATTCCGCTGGCTGGAACTGGCAGAGATTGTATAA
- a CDS encoding SPW repeat protein: MRFIPTRFHGILDYIVGIFMIIAPWVLDFSDNDAATWTMVIAGILVLAQTVMTDFEVGLIRRIPMQSHLMVDFGLGVLLALSPWLFGFADRIYSPHLILGVFSILASLTTHRVPSTSYRRAHTSPEHNRHM, encoded by the coding sequence ATGAGATTTATCCCAACCCGTTTCCACGGAATATTGGACTATATAGTTGGTATTTTTATGATCATCGCCCCTTGGGTGCTTGATTTTTCTGATAACGATGCAGCTACCTGGACAATGGTAATTGCAGGTATTCTGGTATTGGCACAAACAGTAATGACTGACTTTGAAGTAGGTTTAATCAGACGTATACCTATGCAAAGCCATTTAATGGTAGACTTCGGACTAGGTGTTTTACTAGCCCTTTCTCCATGGCTGTTTGGTTTCGCCGACCGAATTTATTCGCCACATTTGATTCTGGGAGTATTTTCTATACTTGCTTCGCTTACTACACACCGTGTACCAAGCACAAGCTACAGAAGAGCACATACCAGCCCGGAGCATAACAGACACATGTAA
- a CDS encoding RDD family protein: MQTALTLPAPTVKRSSLYGSLTNRFVAFLVDTTLLVFFYTILYYSAGSNSEHISSWDKTLQHNGISLADLLLIGKVLFFNPYFAAVHWLYYTVLESSLKQATIGKFTLGLKVSDLRGKQINFWQANLRYFSKILSLLPVGLGFLLILTTRRSQMFHDYFARTVVVAD, encoded by the coding sequence ATGCAAACAGCTCTTACACTGCCAGCACCAACTGTAAAGCGTTCTTCACTTTATGGCAGCCTTACAAACCGATTTGTGGCTTTCCTGGTAGATACCACCCTACTCGTTTTTTTCTATACTATTTTATATTACTCTGCAGGCAGCAATTCAGAGCACATTAGCTCCTGGGACAAAACCTTACAGCATAATGGTATAAGCTTAGCCGACCTTCTCCTGATTGGTAAAGTACTTTTCTTTAACCCCTACTTTGCAGCTGTGCATTGGCTATACTATACTGTTCTGGAGTCTTCTTTAAAGCAGGCAACTATAGGTAAATTTACATTAGGGTTAAAGGTATCTGACCTACGTGGTAAGCAGATCAACTTCTGGCAGGCTAACTTACGCTACTTCAGCAAAATATTGTCGCTGTTGCCTGTAGGGCTGGGTTTTCTGCTTATACTTACCACCCGCCGCAGCCAGATGTTCCATGATTATTTTGCACGCACAGTGGTAGTGGCTGACTAG
- the murI gene encoding glutamate racemase, translated as MEKEKRHWPIGIFDSGIGGLTVAQAITNLLPDERIIYFGDTAHLPYGDKSTAAIQAYSIKICDLLLKQQCKVILIACNSASAAAYELVKEYVGSKARVLNVIDPIVAYIGKTYPHKTIGLIGTKQTVNSNVYRKKVDALGLGIELKSHATPLLAAMIEEGFFNDTISESVIHTYLSDPDLQGIEALILGCTHYPLIKKQIENYYQGTVDVLDASMIVAQQVKDYLEQNGLASDKLTGDHHFYVSDFTRSFEESTRIFFQRQVHLEHYPLWE; from the coding sequence ATGGAAAAGGAAAAAAGACACTGGCCAATCGGTATTTTTGATAGCGGAATTGGAGGACTTACTGTAGCTCAGGCGATTACAAATTTACTTCCGGACGAGCGAATTATTTATTTTGGTGATACTGCCCATTTGCCTTATGGTGATAAGTCTACTGCTGCCATTCAGGCTTACTCCATTAAAATATGCGATCTGCTTCTGAAGCAACAGTGCAAAGTAATTTTGATTGCCTGTAACTCCGCATCTGCTGCTGCATATGAACTGGTGAAAGAATATGTGGGAAGCAAAGCACGTGTTTTAAATGTAATCGACCCTATTGTAGCTTACATTGGTAAAACCTATCCTCATAAAACTATTGGCCTTATCGGGACCAAGCAAACAGTAAACTCTAATGTATACCGCAAAAAAGTGGATGCGCTGGGTTTAGGTATAGAACTTAAATCGCATGCTACGCCACTGTTGGCTGCCATGATTGAGGAGGGCTTTTTCAACGATACCATTTCTGAGAGTGTGATTCATACATACCTGTCCGATCCCGATCTGCAGGGTATTGAGGCGCTTATACTTGGCTGTACGCATTATCCGCTGATTAAAAAGCAAATCGAGAATTATTACCAGGGCACTGTAGATGTGCTGGATGCCAGTATGATTGTAGCACAACAGGTGAAAGATTACCTGGAACAAAATGGGTTAGCATCTGATAAGCTTACGGGGGATCATCATTTTTATGTGTCAGATTTCACCCGATCCTTCGAAGAAAGTACCCGAATTTTCTTTCAGCGCCAGGTGCATTTAGAGCATTATCCGTTGTGGGAGTAG